From the genome of Tripterygium wilfordii isolate XIE 37 chromosome 6, ASM1340144v1, whole genome shotgun sequence:
CAAAAACCTAGCAACTCCAAGGGCAAACACATAATGCGCCGTGAATGGTTCAACAATCTGAAAAGTGGACGAAATAAAAGGTATCATAAGATGTaatattaacaaaattaaaagtcAAAAACTCCAAAACCCTCGTGAAATAGGTACAATTTCTTATTGTAAAAATCATTGCAAATTAATTCTCATATTCTTTATTTCCATCCTAAGAAAAACTTAGAGGAATGTATAGGTATTCTTCTATCATACCTTTGTATTCTGCATGACTCGTAGCTGAGGGAGTACTGAAACAGCTTCCAGATAGACACAGAAACCCCAGCAAATCCTGTTAACTATGTTATGTTGGGTGGTTGGATGAATAACTAAAGACAGAAGAGCACAAGGTATCACCTACAATGAGTTAATAAAACACAGTATATTAGGAAAACAACCTTCAATCAACTAAGTTGTACACTGTTCCGCCTATATACATTTCATTTGTATAACACTTGAAGAAACGGAAGATGCCAAGAAATTAAAGAGTGCAATAAAAAAATCCCAGATAGACGGATAATCGGATTTCACAAGAATGTGTCTATTTAATGAAGAATTTAGCATTTGATCATGCTCAATGCTAAGGTGGTTGGAATTGGGATTATTAATTCATAATTGTTAAATTCAAAAGGAGGCCAAAAATGAAGTTACAAGCTAAACTATCATTACCCCCGTAACTATTGTTGCTTACCAAATCCTAGAAGTATCAAGTACCAATTACCAAACTAGGAATAACTTAAGGCAAGTAGTTAGAGACACAAAAGATCAACATGcttaagccaaaaaaaaaagggtcaaaagGTAAAGTTAAATAACTCTGGTGCATAAGTCTTCCACAGTGGTGGCAGGGTCAAAGAAAGACTAGACATAAGCCGGCTTAATTTAACTTGAAAGTTCGACCATATATTCCAGCATCTTCACAAaaggaattttttatttttttattttttttatttctggaATCAGACTTTGAGATAAGGAGAGATGGTAAAAACACTGAGAGCTGAACCCAAAACTAGTAAATCATTTATTTGTAGATGTGCTCCGAACCTCCTATATAATGAACCCACTACATGATGGAAATCTTATGTCCACCCACAGGGCATATCTCCCTTTTGGTTAGAGAACTTTGGTTTCTTATCTCAATAAATGAAAATAGACTTGTGCACAAATATTGCTACATCACCACAACATACAACTTCAGAAACTTTAAGAACATggagtatattatatatatgagtaTACTAAAGAAGTCAACCAGAATGAAAGACATAAGAAATTATTAAGAAGTACGAAAAGGAAAGTAAATTTAAACAACACTCACCACATAATAAATTGCACAATTGTCTTTGTCATCCATGTAACTAGACCGCAGCTTAAAACGAATCATATATATAACCCACAAGGTTGTTGCCAGTGTAGCTGAGTCAAGCAATGTATGTATATCATACTCCATGACGAAGCTGCAATAGAGTCTAACAGCTAGAAACATAGCTGTTAGTTCCTGTGTTTTGAGTGAAAGTCCTGTAGACTGTAGAGTGTTAATATCAGAGCAAAACATATGAATATGAAAGGAAGTGAAGATCAGGATGAATCCACCAAAAAATATGAACTAGGAACCGCTGTAGAAAAAGCATAAAGAGAAAGAAGGATAACCAAAGAGAACCAAACTACAGGTTGTCAAAACAAAGTGATACATTGCATGCAGTAATGTTTTCCACATTGGATGCACACCAAATCAGTGCACTTAAAGTTTTACATGGAATTTTAAATATTCATTATACGTACTCCATGCTGCAAAAATTGGTAGCAGCCCAAAGCAAGATAACTAGATAAGACAAGAAAAAACATTTGACATCAAGACAGGTTAATCGTATCAACTACTTCTAGAAGGAAACACAAGATTACAATTCTCCAGAATCCAAAACTATTAGGTGGGTACGAGTCACATTACTCGGTTATGGTATGAAATTAATACACTGTTCAATCATCATTGAGGAGAGAGCATCTAACACTTGTGGCCAACAATTATGGTACCCAAAAATGGCTAAAAGCTGAAAGCTTCCCACTCAATTTCAAGCCATCAGACATTATGCATTTAGACAACGTAAGGTTGTGATAGTCAGGCTCCCATTCAAAGACTAAACCAGTTCCAGACTGCATTGTTTTCAGTTAATGTACTATTCTTCTCagataaataaaaatctaaatATTGAGACAAGATTCAACATTTTTGTAAATAGAActgaaaacccacaaaaaaccCAAATTAAATCAATGCAGTGGACCCTTCGACATGATATGATCAAACACTGAAAGTACGAATTCTGAAACGTAAACCTACACCAAGCATTCTATTTCTATgcgaacaaaaacaaattatagacaaaacccaaaaaagagaaaagatgaAACATTACCAGCACAAGTCTTCTCCTTCATAAGCTTGTAGATTAGAACGGAGATTCCAATGGCATGGACAGCCTCGGCAGCTACAAAGAGGTTGTCGTGATCTTCAACGATCAGTCTTAGAGACAAAACAACAGCAATTCCTAACATCACCCCCAAGAATGCCTTGATCTTCGGTGGTTGCCGCCGGACCCATGTCGCCACCGCGTGGATCGGTCTCTTTGTTGCCTTCATTGTCCTTCTCCTTCCCCTCTCTCTTCGTGTGCAACTGTGAAAGTCGAAGTTGCAAATCAAGGTTCGATAGATTTGTGGTTTGGCCTCCTCCCTTCATATTATTTATACGGACGCGTGTGATTGAACAGTGTATGGTGGGAGTTGGATATTGGGTTTCGGGTGTTCAACCACCAGACGTAAGAAAAACATTGGTGAAGGTGACGAGCCCACTCAGTGGCAGATCTGTAATTACCTAATGAATAAGATCGAGCCCCTTATGATTTCCAAAGATGGCCCAAAAAATACATTTGGGCCTGTATAGGCCCAATCTAATTGAAGAATTTCCGATACGACTGATATGACGTTCCGTTTCTCTGCTTTTTGAATTACAACGGTCATCTTTTTCAAAGACAGTGAAGAAGCCATCGCCGTGTATTTTTCTTCTGTTGCTCGTGTACTCATATAGTAGTAATTAACAATGGTCACAACGAACCGCTCTCGGGGATCTCCATCAGAGCGGCAAAAATGGGACAAAATCTTCGGTGGCTTGGTGAAGATTTTGAAGTCCCAACAACAGCAGCTTGAAACTCTTGTCAAAGAGAGGAAGATTCTCGAAGATCGCATCAAGATGCAACACGATCAACGGGTTTCTGATATTCGATTTTATGAAGACCATATCTCCCAG
Proteins encoded in this window:
- the LOC119999551 gene encoding ER lumen protein-retaining receptor erd-2.2-like codes for the protein MKATKRPIHAVATWVRRQPPKIKAFLGVMLGIAVVLSLRLIVEDHDNLFVAAEAVHAIGISVLIYKLMKEKTCAGLSLKTQELTAMFLAVRLYCSFVMEYDIHTLLDSATLATTLWVIYMIRFKLRSSYMDDKDNCAIYYVVIPCALLSLVIHPTTQHNIVNRICWGFCVYLEAVSVLPQLRVMQNTKIVEPFTAHYVFALGVARFLSCAHWVLQVLDTRGRLLTALGYGLWPPMVLLSEIVQTFILADFCYYYVESLVGGQLILRLPSGVV